A stretch of Hydractinia symbiolongicarpus strain clone_291-10 chromosome 9, HSymV2.1, whole genome shotgun sequence DNA encodes these proteins:
- the LOC130657043 gene encoding ras-related protein Rab-11B-like: MNFICRLSDVIDIFISILERNELSFIETSALDSTNVEVAFRNILEEIYHIVSQKQIRDASSPTGNQPSHDAQTIQVAPTNEPDSRRNKCCQ; this comes from the exons atgaattttatttGTAGGCTTTCTGATGtgattgatatttttatttctattctaGAAAGAAACGAACTATCATTCATAGAAACTTCTGCGTTAGACTCCACAAATGTCGAAGTAGCATTCAGAAACATTTTAGaag AAATATACCACATTGTGTCGCAGAAGCAAATAAGAGATGCATCAAGTCCAACTGGCAACCAGCCTAGTCATGATGCGCAGACTATCCAAGTAGCACCAACTAATGAACCGGACAGCCGAAGAAACAAGTGTTGCCAGTAG